One part of the Aricia agestis chromosome Z, ilAriAges1.1, whole genome shotgun sequence genome encodes these proteins:
- the LOC121738656 gene encoding uncharacterized protein PF11_0213-like isoform X2: MMSNSRIPSPARSLAVSTPRRYKQRRSRSVCSPGRLETSLKLTAMITDFVPSPLPNRRSVLNDDTEIIDMPKRKSWWRKLDENSRDVMELFEHNDIPETNNIEENFDVEILSQEKKNYTLDLPESSDGESINSIVIPQRKLFTQKENHPPKKFPRVFNNREELVKLQKSNVDHDNEIDVRPKSLFNQAKKPKTKPIFPSALLSMSVNKSIANKTREIPTVEPKGQVRSLFGNRPGTKRKNMFADFVVSESEDEVPDIQAKVFGFQKKSEQKRRVSARGVENSPTTSILDVDIDDWKQLPSSTMMENQIEDLAATPSKRTRLTGFIEPQETVRTNKELNKTKRNESLRSHKSKLSSSPPNVKQTEVNTSKTQKPKSLNKTLSDAQSTKLIKTYDADNGTEDIQNITSKGKHLDDGKVREHTKTNASKNTDNYKDSQEPIQGESDGENDFTLKYENDEDNLEQVENSMNKIEENINKNPPEEIQPNEEDKSVAHNLSVQAKMPKDINKSKNKSNASLVKATDINVSQNSKARSNHDISHAGSVTKEINKTRESGVKNKTIETIARNESVKEKYVVTVKNNTINSEGQVNNIMVNSSSNSKSLISQNDNNDESNTNKNKSINQGSKSSLSVDGTHDNEKSEESSEDNDDAEEMQNEDTSEESIQLDENETLNDGQEEEDEKNESSNEINETEKDTSKKAISLNAKELEQVIDKVDNLRENNDNLNKTDKNTEKSKINETTVDPPEAILFQQSKNFIESFTSKDEGKSSRKTKSMLKNNLNPSLAPVRDSTGFSDNTANSSGANSGWDSHRTTRRTLRKTFGKDFTPRKSLRTLVMEKSAKQRQTFNPDLQDISKHPRANSTELPGHGMNRPQEELDDETIENIQHALENKVVVKETPEGTQNDIADDDHMETEETVNKTQERSNTAESHMQTEESDNENAENSDAEASDDENYATENQQIEESDHANDTSNKEVEEESDHANDTSNNEQTEVESDHENDATDNPKTEESNHANDTSNKEIEEESDHANDTSNNEQTEVESDHENDSSSNQIEDEIDHANNTSNQHTDEESGHANNTSDQQTDAESDHDVSMNENADNQEVEDSDQEQSDNDTRDNRVDESDYNEISENKENTEMEQTAEERNYFSKSMKQRTLEVYFEKINKQDSERNKKLRENLMNTLKTNTHYFKVPAIPLRRNIKPIQKKAKVARKAMEVDDLPDEVIQDLKYKPPRRYKPKNASWATMRLYKYLETKLEPKYDYMARVRAEKLVNTLHEFVRHIKRHDAAPEHLVTALKHEMARLKIVDTHYEFYHFFHEFMPREIRVKVNPDIVNRIQLPKDVFSNIIRS; the protein is encoded by the exons ATGATGTCCAACTCCCGAATCCCATCCCCGGCCCGGTCTTTAGCCGTTTCTACGCCAAGACGGTACAAACAGAGAAGATCTCGTAGTGTCTGCTCACCTGGACGTTTGGAGACCTCACTCAAACTCACTGCAATGATAACTGATTTCGTGCCGTCACCTTTACCTAATAGAAGATCTGTTCTGAATGATGATACAGAGATTATAGATATGCCCAAAC GAAAGAGCTGGTGGAGGAAATTGGATGAGAATTCTCGGGACGTAATGGAGCTGTTTGAACATAATGACATTCCGGAAACAAATAATATTGAAGAGAACTTTGATGTGGAGATTCTAAG CCAGGAGAAGAAAAACTATACCCTTGATTTACCGGAGAGCAGCGATGGTGAATCAATAAACAGCATAGTGATACCTCAACGCAAACTGTTCACTCAGAAAGAAAATCATCCACCAAAAAAGTTCCCTCGCGTCTTTAACAACAGAGAAGAATTAGTAAAATTACAGAAAAGCAATGTTGATCATGACAATGAAATAGATGTTCGCCCAAAGAGCCTGTTCAATCAGGCAAAGAAGCCAAAAACCAAACCAATTTTTCCCTCCGCATTACTCAGTATGTCTGTCAATAAATCCATAGCTAATAAAACAAGGGAAATACCAACTGTGGAACCGAAAGGCCAAGTTCGTAGTCTCTTCGGGAACAGACCGggcaccaaaagaaaaaatatgttcgccGATTTCGTTGTGTCAGAAAGTGAGGACGAAGTTCCAGACATACAGGCGAAAGTTTTCGGTTTCCAAAAGAAATCTGAGCAAAAACGTAGAGTTAGTGCAAGGGGAGTAGAAAATTCTCCCACTACGAGTATTCTTGATGTTGATATTGATGATTGGAAGCAACTTCCCTCATCAACCATGATGGAGAATCAAATTGAAGATTTAGCTGCTACTCCCTCTAAACGTACAAGACTAACTGGATTCATAGAGCCTCAAGAAACTGTGAGGACCAATAAGGAGTTGAATAAAACGAAACGCAATGAATCATTAAGATCACATAAATCCAAACTTTCATCAAGCCCTCCAAATGTCAAACAAACGGAAGTTAATACGTCCAAGACCCAAAAACCTAAATCATTAAACAAAACTCTAAGTGATGCTCAATCTACTAAACTAATTAAAACTTATGATGCAGATAATGGGACTGAAGATATCCAAAATATAACTTCGAAAGGAAAACACCTTGATGATGGAAAAGTTAGAgaacatacaaaaacaaatgcaAGTAAAAACACCGATAATTACAAAGACAGTCAAGAGCCAATTCAAGGAGAGAGTGATGGCGAAAATGATTTTACATTGAAATACGAGAACGATGAAGATAATCTCGAACAGGTTGAGAATAGTATGAATAAAATAGAGGAAAACATCAATAAAAATCCTCCGGAAGAAATCCAGCCAAATGAAGAAGACAAATCTGTTGCTCATAATCTATCTGTACAAGCAAAGATGCCAAAAGACAttaataagtctaaaaataaatcaaacgcATCCTTAGTCAAGGCTACGGATATTAATGTATCCCAAAATTCTAAAGCCAGAAGTAATCATGATATCTCCCACGCTGGTTCTGTTACCAAGGAAATAAACAAGACAAGGGAATCtggagtaaaaaataaaacgattgAGACAATTGCGAGAAACGAAAGTGTGAAAGAAAAATATGTAGTTACTGTTAAAAACAATACTATTAATAGCGAAGGCCAGGTAAATAACATTATGGTAAACAGCAGTTCTAATAGTAAAAGTTTAATTAGTCAGAATGATAATAACGATGAAAGtaacacaaataaaaacaaaagtattaACCAAGGTAGCAAAAGTTCGCTTAGTGTCGATGGTACGCATGATAATGAAAAAAGTGAAGAATCCAGTGAAGATAATGACGACGCTGAGGAAATGCAGAATGAAGATACTAGCGAAGAAAGTATACAGCTGGATGAAAATGAAACACTTAATGATGGCCAAGAGGAAGAGGATGAAAAAAATGAAAGTAGCAATGAAATAAATGAAACTGAAAAGGATACGAGTAAAAAAGCAATAAGTTTAAATGCAAAAGAATTAGAGCAGGTAATAGATAAAGTAGATAACTTACGTGAAAACAATGATAATCTCAACAAAACTGACAAAAACACAGAGAAAAGTAAAATCAATGAGACTACAGTTGATCCTCCTGAAGCTATTTTGTTtcagcaaagcaaaaatttcaTTGAATCATTCACGAGTAAAGATGAAGGCAAAAGCTCTCGAAAGACTAAGAGTATGTTGAAAAATAATCTCAATCCAAGTTTAGCTCCAGTGAGAGATAGTACCGGGTTTTCGGACAACACTGCAAATTCAAGTGGCGCAAATTCGGGCTGGGACTCCCATAGAACCACTCGAAGAACGCTGAGGAAGACGTTCGGTAAAGATTTCACTCCAAGAAAATCTCTGCGGACTTTAGTTATGGAGAAATCAGCAAAACAAAGACAAACTTTTAACCCCGACCTTCAAGACATAAGTAAGCACCCACGGGCTAACTCCACCGAACTACCTGGTCATGGTATGAACAGGCCCCAGGAAGAGTTAGATGATGAAACAATTGAAAACATCCAACATGCTCTAGAAAACAAGGTCGTCGTTAAAGAGACCCCTGAGGGCACGCAAAATGACATTGCTGATGATGACCACATGGAAACTGAAGAAACTGTTAATAAGACACAAGAGAGAAGCAACACTGCCGAAAGTCACATGCAAACAGAAGAAAGTGACAATGAGAATGCGGAAAATTCTGATGCTGAGGCGAGTGATGACGAAAATTATGCAACCGAAAACCAACAAATCGAAGAAAGTGACCATGCAAACGACACAAGTAACAAAGAAGTAGAAGAAGAAAGTGATCATGCAAATGACACAAGTAATAACGAACAAACAGAAGTGGAAA GTGATCATGAAAATGATGCAACTGATAACCCAAAAACCGAAGAAAGTAACCATGCTAACGATACGAGTAACAAAGAAATAGAAGAAGAAAGTGATCATGCAAATGACACAAGTAATAACGAACAAACAGAAGTTGAAAGTGATCATGAAAACGACTCAAGTAGTAACCAAATAGAAGACGAAATTGATCATGCAAACAACACAAGTAACCAACATACGGACGAAGAAAGTGGCCATGCAAACAACACTAGTGACCAACAAACGGATGCAGAAAGCGATCATGATGTCAGTATGAATGAAAATGCAGATAATCAAGAAGTAGAAGATAGTGATCAAGAACAATCGGATAATGACACAAGAGATAATCGAGTAGATGAAAGTGATTATAATGAGATTtcggaaaataaagaaaatacagAAATGGAACAAACTGCAGAAGAAAGAAACTACTTCTCAAAAAGTATGAAACAGAGAACTTTGGAAGTGTACTTcgagaaaataaataaacaagacTCAGAAAGAAATAAGAAACtt CGAGAAAATCTAATGAACACCCTCAAAACTAACACACACTACTTCAAAGTGCCCGCAATACCTTTAAGAAGGAACATTAAACCAATACAGAAGAAAGCCAAAGTCGCACGAAAGGCTATGGAAGTAGACGATTTGCCGGATGAAGTAATACAGGACCTGAAATACAAACCTCCAAGACGATACAAGCCCAAGAACGCGTCGTGGGCTACCATGCGTTTGTATAAATATTTGGAAACCAAATTGGAGCctaa GTACGATTACATGGCTCGCGTCCGAGCGGAGAAACTGGTTAACACGCTGCACGAGTTCGTCCGCCACATCAAACGGCACGACGCGGCCCCGGAACACCTCGTGACCGCGCTCAAACACGAGATGGCGCGACTCAAGATAGTCGACACACACTACGAGTTCTATCACTTCTTTCACGAGTTTATGCCGAGGGAGATTAGAGTTAAG GTGAATCCGGATATAGTGAACAGAATACAGCTACCAAAAGATGTCTTCTCCAATATAATACGATCATGa
- the LOC121738656 gene encoding uncharacterized protein PF11_0213-like isoform X5 has translation MMSNSRIPSPARSLAVSTPRRYKQRRSRSVCSPGRLETSLKLTAMITDFVPSPLPNRRSVLNDDTEIIDMPKRKSWWRKLDENSRDVMELFEHNDIPETNNIEENFDVEILSQEKKNYTLDLPESSDGESINSIVIPQRKLFTQKENHPPKKFPRVFNNREELVKLQKSNVDHDNEIDVRPKSLFNQAKKPKTKPIFPSALLSMSVNKSIANKTREIPTVEPKGQVRSLFGNRPGTKRKNMFADFVVSESEDEVPDIQAKVFGFQKKSEQKRRVSARGVENSPTTSILDVDIDDWKQLPSSTMMENQIEDLAATPSKRTRLTGFIEPQETVRTNKELNKTKRNESLRSHKSKLSSSPPNVKQTEVNTSKTQKPKSLNKTLSDAQSTKLIKTYDADNGTEDIQNITSKGKHLDDGKVREHTKTNASKNTDNYKDSQEPIQGESDGENDFTLKYENDEDNLEQVENSMNKIEENINKNPPEEIQPNEEDKSVAHNLSVQAKMPKDINKSKNKSNASLVKATDINVSQNSKARSNHDISHAGSVTKEINKTRESGVKNKTIETIARNESVKEKYVVTVKNNTINSEGQVNNIMVNSSSNSKSLISQNDNNDESNTNKNKSINQGSKSSLSVDGTHDNEKSEESSEDNDDAEEMQNEDTSEESIQLDENETLNDGQEEEDEKNESSNEINETEKDTSKKAISLNAKELEQVIDKVDNLRENNDNLNKTDKNTEKSKINETTVDPPEAILFQQSKNFIESFTSKDEGKSSRKTKSMLKNNLNPSLAPVRDSTGFSDNTANSSGANSGWDSHRTTRRTLRKTFGKDFTPRKSLRTLVMEKSAKQRQTFNPDLQDISKHPRANSTELPGHGMNRPQEELDDETIENIQHALENKVVVKETPEGTQNDIADDDHMETEETVNKTQERSNTAESHMQTEESDNENAENSDAEASDDENYATENQQIEESDHANDTSNKEVEEESDHANDTSNNEQTEVESDHENDATDNPKTEESDHANDTSNNEQTEVESDHENDSSSNQIEDEIDHANNTSNQHTDEESGHANNTSDQQTDAESDHDVSMNENADNQEVEDSDQEQSDNDTRDNRVDESDYNEISENKENTEMEQTAEERNYFSKSMKQRTLEVYFEKINKQDSERNKKLRENLMNTLKTNTHYFKVPAIPLRRNIKPIQKKAKVARKAMEVDDLPDEVIQDLKYKPPRRYKPKNASWATMRLYKYLETKLEPKYDYMARVRAEKLVNTLHEFVRHIKRHDAAPEHLVTALKHEMARLKIVDTHYEFYHFFHEFMPREIRVKVNPDIVNRIQLPKDVFSNIIRS, from the exons ATGATGTCCAACTCCCGAATCCCATCCCCGGCCCGGTCTTTAGCCGTTTCTACGCCAAGACGGTACAAACAGAGAAGATCTCGTAGTGTCTGCTCACCTGGACGTTTGGAGACCTCACTCAAACTCACTGCAATGATAACTGATTTCGTGCCGTCACCTTTACCTAATAGAAGATCTGTTCTGAATGATGATACAGAGATTATAGATATGCCCAAAC GAAAGAGCTGGTGGAGGAAATTGGATGAGAATTCTCGGGACGTAATGGAGCTGTTTGAACATAATGACATTCCGGAAACAAATAATATTGAAGAGAACTTTGATGTGGAGATTCTAAG CCAGGAGAAGAAAAACTATACCCTTGATTTACCGGAGAGCAGCGATGGTGAATCAATAAACAGCATAGTGATACCTCAACGCAAACTGTTCACTCAGAAAGAAAATCATCCACCAAAAAAGTTCCCTCGCGTCTTTAACAACAGAGAAGAATTAGTAAAATTACAGAAAAGCAATGTTGATCATGACAATGAAATAGATGTTCGCCCAAAGAGCCTGTTCAATCAGGCAAAGAAGCCAAAAACCAAACCAATTTTTCCCTCCGCATTACTCAGTATGTCTGTCAATAAATCCATAGCTAATAAAACAAGGGAAATACCAACTGTGGAACCGAAAGGCCAAGTTCGTAGTCTCTTCGGGAACAGACCGggcaccaaaagaaaaaatatgttcgccGATTTCGTTGTGTCAGAAAGTGAGGACGAAGTTCCAGACATACAGGCGAAAGTTTTCGGTTTCCAAAAGAAATCTGAGCAAAAACGTAGAGTTAGTGCAAGGGGAGTAGAAAATTCTCCCACTACGAGTATTCTTGATGTTGATATTGATGATTGGAAGCAACTTCCCTCATCAACCATGATGGAGAATCAAATTGAAGATTTAGCTGCTACTCCCTCTAAACGTACAAGACTAACTGGATTCATAGAGCCTCAAGAAACTGTGAGGACCAATAAGGAGTTGAATAAAACGAAACGCAATGAATCATTAAGATCACATAAATCCAAACTTTCATCAAGCCCTCCAAATGTCAAACAAACGGAAGTTAATACGTCCAAGACCCAAAAACCTAAATCATTAAACAAAACTCTAAGTGATGCTCAATCTACTAAACTAATTAAAACTTATGATGCAGATAATGGGACTGAAGATATCCAAAATATAACTTCGAAAGGAAAACACCTTGATGATGGAAAAGTTAGAgaacatacaaaaacaaatgcaAGTAAAAACACCGATAATTACAAAGACAGTCAAGAGCCAATTCAAGGAGAGAGTGATGGCGAAAATGATTTTACATTGAAATACGAGAACGATGAAGATAATCTCGAACAGGTTGAGAATAGTATGAATAAAATAGAGGAAAACATCAATAAAAATCCTCCGGAAGAAATCCAGCCAAATGAAGAAGACAAATCTGTTGCTCATAATCTATCTGTACAAGCAAAGATGCCAAAAGACAttaataagtctaaaaataaatcaaacgcATCCTTAGTCAAGGCTACGGATATTAATGTATCCCAAAATTCTAAAGCCAGAAGTAATCATGATATCTCCCACGCTGGTTCTGTTACCAAGGAAATAAACAAGACAAGGGAATCtggagtaaaaaataaaacgattgAGACAATTGCGAGAAACGAAAGTGTGAAAGAAAAATATGTAGTTACTGTTAAAAACAATACTATTAATAGCGAAGGCCAGGTAAATAACATTATGGTAAACAGCAGTTCTAATAGTAAAAGTTTAATTAGTCAGAATGATAATAACGATGAAAGtaacacaaataaaaacaaaagtattaACCAAGGTAGCAAAAGTTCGCTTAGTGTCGATGGTACGCATGATAATGAAAAAAGTGAAGAATCCAGTGAAGATAATGACGACGCTGAGGAAATGCAGAATGAAGATACTAGCGAAGAAAGTATACAGCTGGATGAAAATGAAACACTTAATGATGGCCAAGAGGAAGAGGATGAAAAAAATGAAAGTAGCAATGAAATAAATGAAACTGAAAAGGATACGAGTAAAAAAGCAATAAGTTTAAATGCAAAAGAATTAGAGCAGGTAATAGATAAAGTAGATAACTTACGTGAAAACAATGATAATCTCAACAAAACTGACAAAAACACAGAGAAAAGTAAAATCAATGAGACTACAGTTGATCCTCCTGAAGCTATTTTGTTtcagcaaagcaaaaatttcaTTGAATCATTCACGAGTAAAGATGAAGGCAAAAGCTCTCGAAAGACTAAGAGTATGTTGAAAAATAATCTCAATCCAAGTTTAGCTCCAGTGAGAGATAGTACCGGGTTTTCGGACAACACTGCAAATTCAAGTGGCGCAAATTCGGGCTGGGACTCCCATAGAACCACTCGAAGAACGCTGAGGAAGACGTTCGGTAAAGATTTCACTCCAAGAAAATCTCTGCGGACTTTAGTTATGGAGAAATCAGCAAAACAAAGACAAACTTTTAACCCCGACCTTCAAGACATAAGTAAGCACCCACGGGCTAACTCCACCGAACTACCTGGTCATGGTATGAACAGGCCCCAGGAAGAGTTAGATGATGAAACAATTGAAAACATCCAACATGCTCTAGAAAACAAGGTCGTCGTTAAAGAGACCCCTGAGGGCACGCAAAATGACATTGCTGATGATGACCACATGGAAACTGAAGAAACTGTTAATAAGACACAAGAGAGAAGCAACACTGCCGAAAGTCACATGCAAACAGAAGAAAGTGACAATGAGAATGCGGAAAATTCTGATGCTGAGGCGAGTGATGACGAAAATTATGCAACCGAAAACCAACAAATCGAAGAAAGTGACCATGCAAACGACACAAGTAACAAAGAAGTAGAAGAAGAAAGTGATCATGCAAATGACACAAGTAATAACGAACAAACAGAAGTGGAAA GTGATCATGAAAATGATGCAACTGATAACCCAAAAACCGAAGAAA GTGATCATGCAAATGACACAAGTAATAACGAACAAACAGAAGTTGAAAGTGATCATGAAAACGACTCAAGTAGTAACCAAATAGAAGACGAAATTGATCATGCAAACAACACAAGTAACCAACATACGGACGAAGAAAGTGGCCATGCAAACAACACTAGTGACCAACAAACGGATGCAGAAAGCGATCATGATGTCAGTATGAATGAAAATGCAGATAATCAAGAAGTAGAAGATAGTGATCAAGAACAATCGGATAATGACACAAGAGATAATCGAGTAGATGAAAGTGATTATAATGAGATTtcggaaaataaagaaaatacagAAATGGAACAAACTGCAGAAGAAAGAAACTACTTCTCAAAAAGTATGAAACAGAGAACTTTGGAAGTGTACTTcgagaaaataaataaacaagacTCAGAAAGAAATAAGAAACtt CGAGAAAATCTAATGAACACCCTCAAAACTAACACACACTACTTCAAAGTGCCCGCAATACCTTTAAGAAGGAACATTAAACCAATACAGAAGAAAGCCAAAGTCGCACGAAAGGCTATGGAAGTAGACGATTTGCCGGATGAAGTAATACAGGACCTGAAATACAAACCTCCAAGACGATACAAGCCCAAGAACGCGTCGTGGGCTACCATGCGTTTGTATAAATATTTGGAAACCAAATTGGAGCctaa GTACGATTACATGGCTCGCGTCCGAGCGGAGAAACTGGTTAACACGCTGCACGAGTTCGTCCGCCACATCAAACGGCACGACGCGGCCCCGGAACACCTCGTGACCGCGCTCAAACACGAGATGGCGCGACTCAAGATAGTCGACACACACTACGAGTTCTATCACTTCTTTCACGAGTTTATGCCGAGGGAGATTAGAGTTAAG GTGAATCCGGATATAGTGAACAGAATACAGCTACCAAAAGATGTCTTCTCCAATATAATACGATCATGa